In a single window of the Arachis hypogaea cultivar Tifrunner chromosome 6, arahy.Tifrunner.gnm2.J5K5, whole genome shotgun sequence genome:
- the LOC112696452 gene encoding uncharacterized protein, with product MASVCIANCINDARVPMRATYVNLYKWPESDAEFVRSVSSNGRKGGAASSSSSSSSSSSSQVRHGHPRVVDSISCRQIYLRSYKFSREEDNQDESSQKCFGKKKKQKNELYKDECDEKRKKCLVWKKAKDISCSALFKIFQSCLSCSASVDVMDATS from the coding sequence atggcatCGGTTTGCATAGCGAACTGCATCAACGACGCGCGTGTTCCGATGAGAGCAACCTATGTCAACCTCTACAAGTGGCCGGAATCGGATGCAGAGTTTGTGAGATCAGTGAGCAGCAATGGAAGAAAGGGtggtgctgcttcttcttcttcttcttcttcttcttcttcttcctcgcaaGTGCGACACGGACACCCGAGGGTGGTGGACAGCATCTCATGCAGGCAGATATACCTGAGGAGCTACAAGTTTTCGAGGGAAGAAGACAATCAAGACGAGAGTTCGCAGAAATGCTttgggaagaagaagaaacagaagaATGAGTTGTATAAAGATGAGTGTGATGAAAAGAGGAAGAAGTGTTTGGTTTGGAAGAAGGCTAAGGACATTTCTTGCTCTGCTCTGTTTAAGATTTTTCAAAGCTGCTTGTCTTGCTCTGCTAGTGTAGATGTTATGGATGCAACATCTTGa